Proteins encoded within one genomic window of Paenarthrobacter sp. JL.01a:
- a CDS encoding stage II sporulation protein M — MDIDAFSAVHGDKWSRLHFLAHKRRLTGGEADELLRLYQTVSGHLSLIRSVAPETGLSSSLSAALAQARTRFTGARSNFMEDLARFFVISLPAAFYRIRWLTLWCGLAFIVVGAAYAFWIGTSPDALRAAFGSDERVRRYVEEDFIDYYSENPAASFAGAVWTNNAWISAQAVAFGITGFWVPYILFMNAQAVGIAGGVFIASGKTDVFFSYILPHGLMELTAVFIACAAGLRIFWAMVRPGPRTRMQAVADEGRSLITIALGLVLVLLVSGIVEGFVTPSQLPVWAKITIGSMVLAGYWTYTLLLGARAVRAGETGDLDANDGGYRSIAA; from the coding sequence GTGGACATCGATGCCTTCTCGGCCGTACATGGGGACAAATGGTCGCGGCTTCACTTCCTGGCGCATAAGCGCCGGCTGACGGGAGGGGAAGCGGATGAGCTCCTGCGCTTGTACCAAACGGTTTCCGGGCACCTGTCCCTGATCCGTTCGGTGGCTCCCGAAACCGGTTTGTCGTCGTCGTTGTCAGCAGCCCTTGCCCAAGCCCGCACCAGGTTCACGGGTGCGCGCTCGAATTTCATGGAGGACCTGGCCCGCTTCTTCGTCATCTCCCTCCCGGCCGCTTTCTACCGCATCCGCTGGCTAACCCTGTGGTGCGGACTGGCTTTCATAGTTGTTGGAGCAGCCTACGCTTTCTGGATCGGCACTTCGCCGGATGCCCTGAGGGCGGCTTTTGGCAGCGATGAGAGAGTGCGCAGGTACGTCGAGGAAGACTTCATCGACTACTACTCCGAGAACCCGGCGGCATCCTTCGCGGGGGCCGTGTGGACCAACAACGCGTGGATTTCAGCCCAGGCCGTAGCCTTCGGGATCACCGGCTTCTGGGTGCCCTACATTCTTTTCATGAATGCACAGGCCGTGGGTATCGCCGGTGGAGTTTTCATTGCATCCGGGAAAACGGACGTGTTCTTCAGCTACATCCTCCCTCACGGGCTCATGGAACTTACGGCTGTGTTCATCGCATGCGCAGCCGGGCTCAGAATATTCTGGGCCATGGTCCGCCCCGGCCCCAGGACGCGGATGCAGGCTGTGGCCGATGAGGGACGGTCTTTGATCACGATTGCCCTGGGTTTGGTCCTGGTTCTCTTGGTTTCCGGCATTGTGGAAGGTTTCGTGACGCCCAGCCAGTTGCCTGTCTGGGCCAAAATCACTATCGGTTCCATGGTCCTGGCCGGATACTGGACCTATACGTTGCTTCTTGGCGCCCGGGCTGTACGGGCGGGG